CTGTCAAGGAATTCACAATGCTTTGATAGTCTCTAAATTACGTGAATACACACGTAAATTTAGACCTTCGTTAATTTTATTGTCTGAAACTTTGGAGACTGTGTCGCATATGTCTTTTTTGGGTACTTCTCTAGGTTTTTTTGGTTCTTTCTCAGTTCTTTGTGAAGGACATAAAGGTGGACTATACTTATAGTGGACATCCCATCTTAATGTCTCACTTTTAGTTGTTAATCAGAATGTTATTCATGCCTACAACACTACAACTCAACCTCAACCAACTtctccatggatgtttactggCGTCTATGGACCTCCTCAACCAACTCCAAGATTTGCAATGTGGCAAAATTTTGACAACATCATCACTCCACCATCCCTTAGATGCTTATGGGGGATTTCAATGAAGTTTTAGAGCAACATGAAAATAAAGGTGGAAGGCTTGTCACAAATGGTCAAGTCAGAATTTTCAACAATTTCATAAACTATCATGGCCTCATTGATTTAGGTTTTCAGGGAGATACTTTTACCTGGACCAATAATCAAACTGATGGAAAGTTCATCATGGAGAGATTAGACAGAGGCCTAGATTCTCAACAATGGTTAGATAACAACCCACAAGCACTACTCAGACATTTACCAAGAATTGGATCTGATCATGCACCACTTCTACTAAATGAAAGAGCAATGGAAAGGCGGGGTACAAAAAACTTTCGTGTTGAACACTTGTGGTTTCTACACCCACAAATGAAGGACATTGTTATTAATGCGTGGCAACAAAATTTTTCTCAATTGGAAGCAGCAACTGCAGGCCAAAAGATGCTcaccaaaatgaaagaaactgcCATAACTCTACAACAGTGGAATAAGCAGACCTTTGGACATCTCCCAGAATTACTAAAAGAAGCTGAATTTCAAATACAATTAGCCTAATCGAAGTGCGCAACAACAACATGCACTGAGCTACTGTTTTGGTTACAACATGAAAATGAGACAAGGAATTCACACCTCATGCTCCTTCACTGCCATGATGAATACTggaaactgatagacacatttttgtgtctaatttgatctcaatactatatattgttggcactcgattttgtactaattttgttattttatgtatttgtaggtattttttggaaataaatattttaagaaaattcggctcgaaaagttgattttggcacccggagggcacgtgttattcggactcccgaGTTTGGaaaaggggtaacctaattactaaggggcacccccaggtcacccccaaggcatctgctattcgcaccccaatccaggataaggggcaccttcttcaacaattcaaattctcaaaattggcgggaaaaatgttcacacacaggagaattttcgatcaaagaaatgaagtagtggtaggtcgattcaatggctgaattttggtataaagatgtgatttagcctaaggaagatagtttgggtgtctaatttgatcggaattggctggaaatatcgatttgattctcgagctcaaaacagagctacacggagtgaacacgacctgtacacggtgttgtgtgtgttttggttgtgcatggaagtgttttggaggagttggatgacttatgaggcatgtataagccttactagagcgtgcaggatccaagtttacgtgtgaaattctaaatctggtaagaaaatattcaaaaataatgttattcactgccgagtaaagacggattatttggagttatggcgagggatttcagcgtgtctttgagtataaatatgatctttgggtctactagaatgtctgtcgagagttttgggaggtttggaggcgagcagagaggcgcaggaggagttgcagagaagttacctgctgctgctgctgccattaacacgcctgaagaacacgaagaacggactcgcagcagcagtcgttcttcaacagtgaaatcgactgtcgTATGTgtgtcgtagttcttcaacgacaacagcacctcatctctgtcgttgattctggacgccttctgtgggtcgcagaatcctgttttagaacatttacttatctttctcttcattgtaaaacacttttgagcatcaatgaaatattttgagaggtttttcaccatgatgagctaaacccaacactgggacgacggaggaggccgtgtttcatccatgtggtaatttaaattaattctttatttactttttgcaacatttttaattgaaataagattttaaattaattacttgtgatttcatttgatggagtatgcttagtcctagggatttttgatattccatgcttaagaaatacaaataatattttataaaatctatcttggcaataaactagagttaatatttgttttgttttgaactataatcgcctagaattaaattctgaaccacttgaaaatgaaaaatggccgaatctttagtcccagtaactctctaccattgttaatatttttttgtatataatttttattaaatctaaaaaaatctgctttcacaagtctgaaaagaaccctattttataaccactattactacaaccacacgaaaaattttaaatcattttggcgccgccgacacggacctgtgcttaggtagaatttttttaggtttattatttttttttcctttttacgtttctttttgtctttgatttgcaggttcgaagtggagtactaaggaccttggaaggaaaagcttaaagcgaaaggagcgaaagaggaatttttttttttgttttatatatagaaaagagagaaaaaaaaagagagattttttttatattttttttttaggttatttttctttttcttttgcactttactttatttggactttggactggactcttggactttattattattatttttttaaccctacgaagggtatttttattaaaaaaaaaaaaaattatataaactgtgtgcagggaaggacgacgattactatatcgtctcggcccctcgggttcgcacacggcataggagtcgtggcccgagtcgacgacaacggttcatcgcccgtctggtacgggaggtaagtccaatcgaaacacccgcgaatctcctgcaagtgggttactgtctgccttaaggtgtaattgtttgaggacgaaccggactgtctttattttcctagtaaagggcaaggcctggcctaaacaagataagggttcggatttcatcaccgttctcttcttgcccgccttaggaaaacgaaaccgaacgcgaacctaagcttaaaatttggaatagaacgagaccgatagggtaacgagcttaataggaaactcgttcgaaaaatattggttgctctttaagcacactccaaagttcatgatggtttctgtgagttgaatgcgtgactgcgccgccttgtgatagcggtgaggccttgggtatcaaagctctactaagcttccctcgcctctattcaacttactttgactcagattgattccagaggggtttgctcaaattgcaacgaattccctttcgaaagatagaagctggtctagaaacaatctaagtggagccatcatgctttttgtttgctagaaatctttaggtttgttttggtggagtcgagtcggccttgtttgtgattgtgtagaattcccttgcaactaagaatgtcgaactggtatgatagaagccaatacaatgagtatcgacctgaatttgaatatggacatcatcagttttatgaccatggtgggaatagtagttgggaacgccaaccttttcaaggttatggttcataccatagtgagcccaattattatccacacacgaattggtcttacgagcaagaaaatcaggaatattatagtactagtcatgcgtttttggaaaattacttaaaaactagtcctgattatgacatttctaaacctgttcaatctttagaagaaacctaccaacaaattcgaagggagtatgaacgtgcagttagttcaagagaagagagtacacgcggtctaagatattcaatgagacttgtgaaagtataagtgttacactcagtgaaattcaagcacgtttagaggcagaaaatgaacagttagctaatgctgctcgaaataatctaaatttccaaaatagtgcttccaattttacccttgatgtaaatagtgaatatttgcctaatttagaggacgaggttagaataaaagacactacttatttagataaggttcaatcattttcgtactatgatgatgaggatagcagtaatgaagaatctgaaatatgtaggcatagtgatcaggagtctagtaatccaattgagttgtataatgattatattatttctagttcaaatccaaataatttttatgattattcacctattcaaaaggacgaggatttgattagggataccaccgttttagacgacgtagtatttcctgtttacgaagccgatagtggtttagaggaacgggttcatttcgaaaatactgttttagagtctagcgacttagaaacaatagtcttggaagaagaagatagacccgtagagatgagtaaagatgcactacctgataataacttagaagaatctcttgaatattttaagaactctgaagatacggaaattcaagacataattagaggtctatctagagacactgaaaactctaagtttgggggtgattatcacttccctagtgccttacctttaactctcagaaagtccccacacttaggacttgatatctctgcctcgaccattttacaagattatcttcatacacgttttcccgaacctaatgatgtccaaaaaggagttcagtcgttagaaacccatcctctggttgatgtggttttcccaggctatgatacccagattgactttgttttcccaccaaatagttttcttccaactgtgggaacgtttcaaatgagtcgaatattaagttctgagactaagcctaagtactttaggttaatggaatcgacacattttcctaagaatgaccactactctcactgtggtcaactatgtaagtcatatctgattgacttagatgatccgcaattatttaggttattacttcgtgattctaagttcgtatttgagttttcacagactctaagacctagtgattcggatcccatctatgaagaaacgcagccaatgaaaatattctatttagaccctttcatagaacctgaacctgaaccgcaattagcgatagttttcaggaaactaggtaagggcatgctattcttgtccattttcttggttcactgcagtttcctttggtcagctctatttggttttgaagacccacagttatttcgactgttactttatggttcgagttgactaatcctttcctaagtctggctgaagactttaaacttagcacttcttgggaggtaacccaatattcttgcgacacggtaatatccttccttatctcttttgcttcaagtggtaacagtttctcctt
The nucleotide sequence above comes from Papaver somniferum cultivar HN1 chromosome 8, ASM357369v1, whole genome shotgun sequence. Encoded proteins:
- the LOC113305759 gene encoding uncharacterized protein LOC113305759, which produces MGDFNEVLEQHENKGGRLVTNGQVRIFNNFINYHGLIDLGFQGDTFTWTNNQTDGKFIMERLDRGLDSQQWLDNNPQALLRHLPRIGSDHAPLLLNERAMERRGTKNFRVEHLWFLHPQMKDIVINAWQQNFSQLEAATAGQKMLTKMKETAITLQQWNKQTFGHLPELLKEAEFQIQLA